A genome region from Deinococcus sp. KNUC1210 includes the following:
- a CDS encoding TIGR00282 family metallophosphoesterase produces MLRVLFVGDVYGKPGRRVLASHLPTIRSQFHFVIVNGENAAGGFGLNRESFNIITRAGADCITLGNHAWHHKEVFDLLADPRLIRPLNLPLGTPGNGFRRFDVIGDTGKSERLTVVNALGRVFMEPTSNPFTALDELLTRPDLGAVFLDFHAEATSEKAAMGHHLAGRAAAVIGTHTHVATADTRILSGGTAFQTDVGFTGPMDSVIGADPSGPVQRFTTELPHRFGVKEGAAELNGVIVHIQDGRAVQIERYHYEEEGL; encoded by the coding sequence ATGTTGCGAGTCCTGTTCGTGGGCGATGTATACGGCAAACCGGGTCGGCGGGTGCTGGCCTCGCACCTCCCAACCATTCGCAGCCAGTTTCATTTCGTCATCGTCAACGGCGAGAACGCTGCCGGGGGCTTCGGTCTCAACCGCGAGAGCTTCAACATCATCACCCGGGCGGGAGCTGACTGCATCACCCTTGGCAACCACGCCTGGCACCACAAGGAAGTGTTCGACCTGCTGGCCGACCCACGGCTGATTCGGCCTCTGAATCTGCCGCTGGGAACGCCTGGAAACGGTTTTCGGCGCTTCGACGTGATCGGGGATACAGGAAAGTCCGAGCGCTTGACGGTGGTCAATGCTCTGGGCCGGGTCTTCATGGAGCCGACCAGCAATCCCTTCACCGCGCTCGACGAACTGCTGACGCGGCCCGATCTGGGCGCGGTCTTTCTCGATTTTCATGCCGAGGCCACCAGCGAGAAGGCCGCGATGGGGCACCATCTGGCGGGGCGGGCGGCGGCAGTGATCGGCACCCATACCCACGTCGCCACCGCCGATACCCGGATTCTGTCGGGCGGCACGGCGTTTCAGACCGATGTGGGGTTTACCGGGCCGATGGACAGTGTGATCGGAGCAGATCCGTCTGGCCCGGTGCAGCGATTTACCACCGAATTACCGCACCGATTCGGCGTCAAGGAGGGAGCCGCCGAGTTAAACGGAGTGATCGTGCATATACAGGACGGCAGAGCGGTGCAGATCGAACGGTATCACTATGAGGAGGAGGGCCTGTAA